GCGCAGCTCGCAGGCGCGGCGCACCGCCTCGGCGCCGTCGCGCGCCTCGCCCACCACGGCCATCCCCGTGGTGCCGTCGACCAGCGCGCGCAGCCCGCTGCGCACCACCTCGTGGTCGTCGGCCAGCACGATGCGCAGCGTCATCCCTCCTCCTCCTCCCCCGCCGCTTCGTCGCGCCCGGCGCGGGCGGGAAGGCGCACGAAGAGGGTGGTTCCCGACCCCGGCGCCGACTCGATCTCCACCGTGCCCCCCAGCATCCCCACGCGCTCGCGGATCCCCAGCAGCCCCATCCGCCGGGCGTGCGCGGCCGCCTCGATCCCCGCCTCCACGTCGAAGCCCCGCCCGTCGTCCTCCAGGATCACCCCCACCATTCCCGACCTCCGCTCCAGCACCAGGTTCACGGCTCCGGCGCCCGCGTGCCGCGCCACGTTGGTCAGCCCCTCCTGCACCGCGCGGAAGAGCGTGGTCTCGATCTCGGGCTCGAAGCGCTCGCCGTCGATCCCCACCGCGTGGAAGTCGCAGGCGATGCCGTAGCGCGCGGCCCACTCCTCCAGGTGCGCCTCGAGGGCGCGGCGCAGCCCCAGCCGGTCCAGCGCGGGGGGGCGCAGCGCGGCGGCCACGTGGTGGATCTCGCGGGCGATCTGCTCGCCCAGGCGCTCCAGGTCGCCCAGGCGCGCGGGGATGCCGCCCGCGTCGCGCTCCAGCGCCCTCAGCCCCAGCAGCAGCGCGGTCACCACCTGCCCCACCGAGTCGTGCAGCTCGCGCGACAGCCGCAGCCGTTCGCGCTCCTCGGCGCCCACCAGGCGCCGCATCAGCTCGCCGCGCGCCTGGCTGGCCTGCTCGCGCTCGGTGATCTGGGTGCTGAGCACCTCGTTGGTGATGGTGAGCTCGGCGCGCGCGGCGCGCAGCTCCTCGTTGGCGCGCGCCAGCTCGGCGGTGCGCTCGCTCACGCGCCGCTCCAGCGTTTCGTTCAGCTCGCGCAGCGCCTCGTCCATGCGGCGGCGGTGCGTCACGTCCTGCCCGATCTTCAGGAACGCGCGCACCCCGCCGTCCTCTCCGTGCAGCGCGCGGGTGGTGCCCTCGATGAACACCCGCGAGCCGTCGCTGCGCTGGTGCCAGCGCACGTCGGGGGCCGACCCGTCGCGGGCGGCGAGCGCGCGCTCGGCGTCGGGCGCGCGGGCCGCGCGGTCCTCGGGGGTGAAGGTGATGTCGATGGGCTGCCCCAGGGCCTCGGCGGCGGCCCAGCCGAACACCGCCTCGGCGCCGGGCGACCAGCTGGTGACCAGCCCCTGGGGGTCGAAGGTCAGGATGGCGTAGTCGCGCGCGCCGGCCACGATCAGCCGGTGCCGCTCCTCGCTTTCGCGCAGCGCCGCCTCGGCCTCGCGGCGGGCGGTCACGTCGATGTTCATCCCCACCCACCGCGCCACCGAGCCGTCGGGGCGGCGCAGCGGGGCGGCGCGCACGTTGGTCCAGTGCCAGCCGCCGTCCGCGCGCCGCAGGCGGTACTCGGTGTCCAGCGCCGTTCCGGCGCGCACCGCCTCGCGCCACTGCCGCCCGGCGTACGCCCGGTCGTCGGGGTGCACGGCGTCCAGCCAGCCCTGGCCCAGCGCCTCGCCCGGCTTCTGCCCGGTGTACGCGCGCCAGCTGGGCGAGTCGGCCACCACCTCGCCGCGGTCGTCGGTTTCCCACACCGCCTGCGCGGTGGCCTCCACCAGCACGCGGAAGCGCTCCTCGCTTTCCCGCAGCCCGGCGCGCGCGCGCTCCGCGGCGGTGGTCTCCACCACGTGGTGGAACACGCCGCCCACCGCGCCGCTCTCGTCGTGGACCGGCGAGAAGGTGAAGGTGAACACGCGCTCGTCCGCCGTACCACCGGCGCCGCGGAGCGGGAAGGACTGGTTCTCGGCCTGCACCGCGGGGCCGCCGGCCAGGATCCCGGCCAGCACGCCCGCCAGCAGCTCGCGGGCGTCGGGCCAGCTTTCCAGCGCGCGCGCGCCGAAGATGGCCGGGTGGCGGTCCTGGGCGACGGGGAGGTACGCGTCGTTGTACAGCTGCACGTGCCCGGGCCCCCAGATCACCGAGGTGGGCTGGGGGCAGCCGAGCATGATGTCCACCGCCGTGCGCAGGCCCGGCGGCCACGCCTCCACCGGGCCCAGCGGCGTCCCGGACCAGTCGCGCGCCCGGATCAGCGCGCCGGTTTCGCCGCCGCCCACCGGCCAGGAGCCCTTCTCGCTCATCCGCCTCCTCCCCGTCCCCTCTCCGCGCTTTTCCTCCCTGGATCCCGGGAGGTGCGATTCGGCCGCACGATCCTCTTGCGGCGGCCCTCAACTTTTTGCAAACTCTGGACAGCGGGCCGCCCTCATCCGTTCCTGCCGGAACCGCGCCGCGGGAAAGCGGGCGCGGATCCGGGGGGATGCCGGCTCCGGGCCAAGCCGCGGCCGGATTGCTCCGGATTCCCCGCGCGGGGGAAGGATCAGAGGCGCTGCGCCACTGCGTTTTGCGGTCCGTGGAGCAGGGTCCGAGCCGCGCGCGTAGCATCCCCTGTCCGGAAATTTCCCGACAGGCTTCTCATCCTCCCGATGGCGTCCACTTGTTTCCTCCGGTAAGCTGCAATCTTCTGCTGCATCATGCTTTGCGTCGACTCTGCCGGTATTCTCCCCGGCCCCGAACCGCCCGGACGGATGGATACGATCAGCCGCCAGGATCTGCACACCCTTCACGAGATGGTCGCCGCGCGGCGAGCGCAGATCCGGGAGCGGATCGAGCGGGTCGAGGCGCTCCGGCGCCACCTGTGGTCGCGGATGGACCGGCTGCGCGAAGCCGCAGCGGCGGCGCCCCCGTTCCCCGGCGGTACGGTGGACCCCCTGGAGCCGGGGGAGATGGACAGCGCCGTCGCGGCGGCGGGCTCCGAGCATCCGATCCCCGCGGCGGCGTTCGCGGACCTGGCACGGTGATTCCGTTCGGACGTGCACGCAGGAACCTGACCGAATGAACTTCGAGCCTCCCTTCCAGGCCCGCATCAACGACGCGCGCGCGCGCGTGGCCGTTCTCCGCCGGCGCGTGGAGGAATCCGGCCGCGCGGGCGATTCCGTGCTGGGCGAGGCGGTGGACGAGCTGCTGGCGGCGCTCGAGGAGCTGGAGGTGAGCGACGAGGAGCTGCGCGCCCAGAACGAGACGCTGGCCGCCACGCAGCTCCTGGTCGAGGCCGAGCGCCAGCGCTACGCCGACCTCTTCCACTTTGCCCCCGATCCCTACCTGGTCACCGGCTCCGACGGCACCGTGCGCGAGGCCAACCGCGCGGCCGCCGCGCTGCTGGCGGTGGCCGAGCGCTCGTTTCCCGGCAAGCCGCTCTCGGTGTTCGTCGCCCGGAACGAGGTGCGCGGCTTCCGCGAGCAGGTGAACCGCGCCGCCCGCGGCCACCGCGTGGACAGCTTCGAGGTGACGCTGGTTCCTCGCGACGGCGACCCGGTGCGCGTGGCCTGCACGGTCGAGGCGGCGGCGCACCCGGGGCCTGACGGCCCCGCGCTGCGCTGGCTGCTGCGCGACGTGACCGAGCGCCGCCGCGCCGACGAGGCCGAAAGCCGCGCCGCCGCCGAGCACGCCGCCCGCCGCTCGGCCGAGGAGGCGCACCAGCGGCTGGCGGCGGTGCTCGAGGCCACCACCGACGGCTTCTACTCGCTGGACCCGGCGTGGCGCTTCACCTACGTGAACGGGAGCGCCGAGCGGCTGTGGGGGCGCGAGCGCGCCGGGCTG
The sequence above is drawn from the Longimicrobium sp. genome and encodes:
- a CDS encoding PAS domain S-box protein; translation: MSEKGSWPVGGGETGALIRARDWSGTPLGPVEAWPPGLRTAVDIMLGCPQPTSVIWGPGHVQLYNDAYLPVAQDRHPAIFGARALESWPDARELLAGVLAGILAGGPAVQAENQSFPLRGAGGTADERVFTFTFSPVHDESGAVGGVFHHVVETTAAERARAGLRESEERFRVLVEATAQAVWETDDRGEVVADSPSWRAYTGQKPGEALGQGWLDAVHPDDRAYAGRQWREAVRAGTALDTEYRLRRADGGWHWTNVRAAPLRRPDGSVARWVGMNIDVTARREAEAALRESEERHRLIVAGARDYAILTFDPQGLVTSWSPGAEAVFGWAAAEALGQPIDITFTPEDRAARAPDAERALAARDGSAPDVRWHQRSDGSRVFIEGTTRALHGEDGGVRAFLKIGQDVTHRRRMDEALRELNETLERRVSERTAELARANEELRAARAELTITNEVLSTQITEREQASQARGELMRRLVGAEERERLRLSRELHDSVGQVVTALLLGLRALERDAGGIPARLGDLERLGEQIAREIHHVAAALRPPALDRLGLRRALEAHLEEWAARYGIACDFHAVGIDGERFEPEIETTLFRAVQEGLTNVARHAGAGAVNLVLERRSGMVGVILEDDGRGFDVEAGIEAAAHARRMGLLGIRERVGMLGGTVEIESAPGSGTTLFVRLPARAGRDEAAGEEEEG